A DNA window from Chelativorans sp. AA-79 contains the following coding sequences:
- a CDS encoding exopolysaccharide biosynthesis protein — protein sequence MLDSLRSDDLSNPPGRRAAPRRFSRLLQAMADDATRERISVEDLLLAMEDRAFGALMLVFALPNALPMPPGTSGLLGLPLVYLAAQLMLGQRPWLPRFIGGRSVSRTDFAAFMERAGPWLRRAERLLRPRLPLLAGATAEHAIGAICLLLAIILLLPVPLGNMLPALSISVFSFGILGRDGVWTIFGVILAAISLIVAGGVVFALVQGAVFLLTRQF from the coding sequence ATGCTCGACAGCCTGCGTTCGGACGATCTTTCCAATCCGCCGGGCCGGCGCGCCGCGCCGCGCCGCTTCTCGCGGCTGCTGCAGGCGATGGCGGACGACGCCACGCGCGAGCGCATCTCGGTCGAGGATCTGCTCCTTGCCATGGAGGATCGCGCGTTCGGCGCCCTCATGCTCGTCTTCGCGCTCCCCAACGCCCTGCCGATGCCACCGGGGACTTCCGGCCTCCTGGGGCTGCCGCTGGTCTATCTCGCCGCGCAGCTGATGCTCGGGCAGCGCCCGTGGCTTCCGAGGTTCATCGGCGGACGATCGGTAAGCCGCACGGATTTCGCCGCTTTCATGGAGCGCGCCGGCCCCTGGCTGCGCCGGGCCGAGCGACTGCTTCGCCCGCGCCTCCCGCTCCTCGCGGGCGCCACGGCCGAACATGCGATCGGCGCCATCTGCCTATTGCTCGCGATCATACTCCTCCTGCCCGTACCGCTCGGCAACATGCTGCCCGCGCTGTCGATCTCGGTGTTCTCCTTCGGGATTCTCGGCCGCGACGGCGTCTGGACCATCTTCGGCGTGATCCTCGCCGCGATCTCCCTCATTGTCGCAGGCGGTGTCGTCTTTGCCCTCGTCCAGGGCGCCGTCTTCCTTCTTACGAGGCAGTTCTAG
- a CDS encoding DUF1003 domain-containing protein produces MTSQTLRPPSDHKLTSALRHNIEAIERRRARDAAEATLQERIADAITRFTGSMRFVYLHLAVYGSWILSNLGLIPGVPRFDPSFVMLAMAASVEAIFLSTFVLISQNRMAAAADKRADLDLQISLLTEHELTKLSEMVAAIADRLDSKALPDTEVSEIGADIAPEAVLDEIEANRRKAKEEKGNR; encoded by the coding sequence ATGACTTCTCAGACCTTGCGCCCGCCTTCCGACCACAAGCTCACGAGCGCGCTCAGGCACAACATCGAGGCGATCGAAAGGCGGCGCGCGAGGGATGCCGCCGAGGCGACCCTTCAGGAGCGGATCGCCGACGCGATCACCCGTTTCACCGGGAGCATGCGGTTCGTCTATCTGCACCTGGCCGTCTATGGGAGCTGGATTCTCTCCAATCTCGGTCTGATACCCGGCGTGCCGCGGTTCGATCCCAGCTTCGTGATGTTGGCGATGGCGGCCTCCGTCGAAGCGATTTTCCTGTCGACCTTCGTGCTCATCAGCCAGAACCGCATGGCCGCGGCGGCCGATAAGCGCGCGGATCTCGACCTGCAGATCAGCCTCCTGACCGAGCACGAGTTGACGAAGCTCTCCGAGATGGTCGCCGCCATCGCCGACCGGCTGGATTCGAAGGCGCTTCCGGATACGGAAGTAAGCGAGATCGGAGCGGACATCGCGCCCGAGGCCGTGCTGGATGAAATAGAGGCGAACAGGCGGAAGGCGAAAGAGGAGAAAGGGAACCGTTGA
- a CDS encoding manganese catalase family protein → MFFRTNQFQYNAKPDRPDPLYAKKLQEVLGGQWGEISVMMTYLFQGWNCRAPAKYRDMILDIGTEEIAHVEMLATMIARLLESSPVEAREDAAKNSAVGAVLGGSRIEDVIVAGMNPQHAIVSGQGATPTDSVGYPWTSRYTIASGNLLADFRFNVTAESQGRLQVCRLYELTDDPGVRDMLSFLIARDTMHQNQWLAAIQELEADGLDATPIPQSFPQERELSEVAYQFWNCSGGTESEAGRWASGPTPDGKGEFEYLADPKPMGEVVEELGQGDPLMHGTPKKPMPPAAS, encoded by the coding sequence ATGTTCTTTCGCACCAACCAGTTCCAGTACAATGCCAAGCCGGACCGGCCGGACCCCCTTTATGCAAAGAAGCTCCAGGAGGTGCTCGGCGGCCAGTGGGGCGAAATCAGCGTGATGATGACCTATCTGTTCCAGGGCTGGAATTGCCGCGCGCCCGCGAAGTACCGTGACATGATCCTCGACATCGGCACCGAGGAGATCGCGCATGTGGAGATGCTGGCGACCATGATCGCCAGGCTTCTGGAAAGCTCTCCCGTGGAGGCGCGTGAAGATGCCGCCAAGAACTCGGCGGTTGGTGCCGTGCTCGGCGGCTCGCGGATTGAGGATGTGATCGTTGCCGGCATGAACCCGCAACATGCCATCGTTTCCGGGCAAGGAGCCACCCCGACCGACAGCGTCGGCTATCCCTGGACCTCCCGCTATACGATCGCTTCCGGCAATCTTCTCGCGGATTTCCGCTTCAATGTTACGGCCGAATCCCAGGGGCGGCTGCAGGTCTGCCGCCTTTACGAGCTCACGGATGACCCCGGCGTGCGCGACATGCTTTCCTTCCTGATCGCGCGCGACACCATGCATCAGAACCAGTGGCTGGCCGCCATACAGGAACTGGAAGCAGACGGACTCGACGCTACGCCGATTCCCCAGAGTTTCCCGCAGGAGCGCGAACTGTCGGAGGTGGCCTACCAGTTCTGGAACTGCTCCGGAGGAACGGAGAGCGAGGCGGGCCGTTGGGCGAGCGGCCCGACGCCCGACGGAAAGGGCGAGTTCGAATATCTGGCCGATCCGAAACCCATGGGCGAGGTTGTTGAAGAACTTGGGCAGGGCGATCCGCTGATGCATGGGACGCCGAAGAAGCCGATGCCGCCCGCCGCGTCCTGA
- a CDS encoding DNA translocase FtsK yields the protein MHFTRTNFSTAALRHDRRTELPEGRAQDASLDQTQAGSAGFSRRQEAPVPLAVTGGTMGNFGRGGIGSTRKGVDATPPAKSSQAGSERPFEDEPWQNHFYLAPNVRFTRTPEREFMKRRSPSEEQKETASGPQEAAGRREEGRPTAETAVSEMAARTGRQVESAGLPTIPYPFGSVLHLGLDAQMAEAPVAAGYISTKTDPGTSGVRAAERQAEPAGKAGAAREAGPLSYLSDHAFFDLMPLTVQEAPVPAPVAHPSRAEEWPRAALPASLSAPAAPAPAKAAMAIPSTEVTNRFRIIECRTAVDAEPQEMEDARPTRVPADEPSQAGEDMPQRERAEVAPANDDRHVAPAGKVLAFSPPPASRSPLAVSATRRPAADGSYEFPSADLLQNPPEGQGFYMTQEQIEQNAGLLENVLEDFGVRGEIIHVRPGPVVTLYEFEPAPGVKSSRVINLADDIARSMSAVSARVAVVPGRNVIGIELPNASRETVYLRELIQANDFRRTGYKLALCLGKTIGGEAVIAELAKMPHLLVAGTTGSGKSVAINTMILSLLYRLRPEECRLIMVDPKMLELSVYDGIPHLLTPVVTDPKKAVTALKWAVREMEDRYRKMARLGVRNIDGYNQRAASARDKGEPVLISVQTGFDRSTGEPVYEEQEMDLAPMPYIVVIVDEMADLMMVAGKEIEGAIQRLAQMARAAGIHLIMATQRPSVDVITGTIKANFPTRISFQVTSKIDSRTILGEQGAEQLLGQGDMLHMSGGGRIVRVHGPFVSDEEVEQVVAHLKTQGRPEYLETVTADEEEEQAPEEDGAIFDKGAIASEDGNDLYDKAVKVVLRDKRCSTSYIQRRLGIGYNRAASLIERMEQEGLVGKPNHVGKREILIGSRDVAAPPSDDMD from the coding sequence ATGCATTTTACCCGGACAAATTTTTCGACTGCAGCACTGCGCCACGACCGCCGGACCGAGTTGCCGGAGGGGCGCGCGCAGGACGCGTCACTGGACCAAACCCAGGCCGGCAGCGCCGGCTTCTCCCGCCGTCAGGAAGCACCGGTACCGCTGGCCGTGACGGGAGGAACGATGGGGAATTTCGGCCGGGGCGGGATTGGCTCCACACGCAAGGGCGTGGACGCCACGCCCCCCGCGAAATCTTCGCAAGCAGGTTCGGAACGGCCTTTCGAAGACGAGCCGTGGCAGAACCACTTCTACCTTGCGCCCAATGTCCGCTTCACGCGCACGCCGGAACGCGAATTCATGAAGCGTCGCTCTCCCTCCGAAGAGCAGAAGGAGACCGCTTCCGGCCCGCAGGAAGCAGCCGGTCGGCGGGAAGAAGGTCGCCCGACAGCCGAGACTGCCGTCAGCGAAATGGCCGCGAGGACGGGGAGGCAAGTCGAATCGGCCGGCCTGCCGACAATCCCGTATCCGTTTGGATCGGTGCTTCATCTCGGGCTCGATGCGCAGATGGCCGAGGCACCGGTCGCAGCCGGATATATCTCGACCAAGACGGATCCTGGCACCTCCGGCGTGCGGGCAGCGGAACGGCAAGCCGAGCCCGCGGGCAAGGCCGGAGCGGCACGAGAAGCCGGCCCCTTGTCCTATCTTTCCGATCATGCATTCTTCGATCTCATGCCTTTGACGGTGCAGGAGGCTCCAGTCCCTGCGCCCGTGGCGCACCCTTCCAGGGCCGAGGAATGGCCCCGGGCGGCGTTGCCGGCGTCCCTGAGCGCACCCGCTGCGCCAGCGCCGGCGAAAGCCGCGATGGCGATCCCTTCAACGGAGGTCACCAACCGCTTCCGTATCATCGAATGCCGCACTGCCGTGGATGCCGAGCCGCAGGAGATGGAAGATGCCCGGCCGACGCGAGTCCCGGCCGATGAGCCCTCTCAGGCAGGTGAAGACATGCCGCAGAGGGAGCGCGCGGAAGTGGCACCGGCAAATGACGATCGCCACGTCGCCCCGGCGGGCAAAGTGCTTGCGTTCTCGCCGCCGCCGGCAAGCCGCTCTCCCCTTGCCGTGTCTGCGACGCGGCGGCCTGCCGCCGACGGTTCCTATGAGTTTCCCTCCGCCGATCTCCTGCAGAACCCGCCGGAAGGGCAGGGCTTCTACATGACCCAGGAACAGATCGAGCAGAATGCAGGACTCCTGGAGAACGTGCTCGAGGACTTCGGCGTGCGCGGCGAGATCATCCATGTGCGCCCCGGCCCGGTCGTCACCCTTTACGAATTCGAACCGGCGCCCGGCGTGAAGTCCTCGCGCGTCATCAATCTGGCGGACGACATCGCCCGCTCCATGTCGGCGGTGTCGGCGCGCGTGGCGGTGGTTCCCGGCCGCAATGTGATTGGCATCGAACTGCCCAATGCGTCGCGCGAGACGGTCTATCTGCGGGAGCTGATCCAGGCGAACGACTTCCGCAGGACCGGCTACAAGCTCGCGCTCTGCCTCGGCAAGACGATCGGCGGCGAGGCAGTGATCGCAGAGCTCGCCAAGATGCCGCATCTGCTGGTCGCCGGCACCACGGGCTCCGGCAAGTCGGTCGCCATCAACACGATGATCCTTTCGCTCCTCTACCGGCTGAGGCCGGAGGAATGCCGGCTGATCATGGTGGATCCCAAGATGCTGGAACTGTCGGTCTACGACGGAATCCCGCATCTCCTCACGCCCGTGGTGACCGATCCGAAAAAGGCGGTCACCGCGCTGAAATGGGCGGTCCGCGAGATGGAGGACCGCTACCGCAAGATGGCGCGGCTCGGCGTGCGCAACATCGACGGCTACAACCAGCGCGCCGCCTCGGCGCGCGACAAGGGTGAGCCGGTGCTCATCTCCGTGCAGACCGGTTTCGACCGTTCGACCGGCGAGCCGGTCTACGAGGAACAGGAGATGGATCTCGCCCCCATGCCTTATATCGTCGTGATCGTCGACGAGATGGCCGACCTCATGATGGTCGCGGGCAAGGAGATCGAGGGTGCCATCCAGCGCCTTGCCCAGATGGCGCGCGCGGCGGGCATCCACCTTATCATGGCGACGCAGCGCCCGTCGGTCGACGTGATCACGGGTACCATCAAGGCCAATTTCCCGACGCGCATCTCCTTCCAGGTGACCTCCAAGATCGACAGCCGCACGATCCTCGGCGAACAAGGAGCCGAGCAGCTTCTGGGGCAGGGCGACATGCTGCACATGTCCGGAGGCGGACGCATCGTGCGCGTGCACGGCCCGTTCGTTTCCGACGAGGAGGTGGAGCAGGTGGTGGCCCATTTGAAGACGCAGGGACGCCCGGAATATCTGGAAACCGTCACTGCGGATGAGGAGGAGGAGCAGGCGCCCGAGGAGGACGGCGCGATCTTCGACAAGGGCGCGATTGCCTCCGAGGACGGAAACGACCTCTATGACAAGGCCGTCAAGGTGGTGCTTCGCGACAAGAGGTGCTCGACATCGTACATCCAGAGGCGGTTGGGCATCGGCTACAACCGTGCGGCATCCCTCATCGAGCGCATGGAACAGGAAGGGCTCGTGGGCAAGCCCAACCATGTCGGGAAACGCGAGATCCTGATCGGCAGCCGGGACGTTGCCGCACCGCCCAGCGATGATATGGATTGA
- a CDS encoding helix-turn-helix transcriptional regulator: MTPAQCRAARALLDWSQQQLAEAAKIGNATIRNFESSKSAPQHATLDVLRRAFEAQGIIFLADGETTSGGPGVRLQSRQ; the protein is encoded by the coding sequence ATGACACCTGCACAATGCCGTGCCGCACGGGCACTCCTAGACTGGTCACAGCAGCAGCTTGCTGAGGCGGCCAAAATTGGCAACGCCACCATTCGGAACTTTGAAAGCAGCAAATCGGCGCCGCAGCACGCTACGCTAGATGTTCTTCGCCGGGCGTTTGAAGCCCAAGGCATCATCTTCCTGGCGGATGGCGAAACCACATCTGGCGGTCCCGGAGTTCGCCTCCAATCCCGCCAATAG
- a CDS encoding tyrosine-type recombinase/integrase produces MFNKSSRSQKPKGIAKATKRLADGSTRTYLYAWRGGPRLFDLDGRALTVVDDRLWPAYERAVASVRAIRPQNLHLLVDEFRDSSEYKKLSDKSKRGYDRYLKLIEADDIALMNIQELQDPEARGHFKKWRDTMADKPRTADYAWVTLARVLSVAKDNGRIKVNVCERGRRLYKADRAEKVWQEGDINAVLAVASAPIRMALMMALWTGQREGDLLRATWNAYDGKRLRVRQGKTGARVTVPVGEPLRVLLNAAMAERAKKNPKVVDMRGKDASTILVNTRGRPWTEDGFRASWSAAYKKAGLPTNKEEKLNFHDLRGTAVTRLALAGCNNAEIASITGHSLRDVEAILDAHYLGGRGALADQAMAKLEHFISSEDGASHKSRRKERCLMRGASFQPRVSFTLKETEAFRLERLKEAADDREMTPEELTKAFGPGSFGCHEAMEGASIFMDSVDRHLCEHPAVLANPDWYRLASEAQTALFNLYQAIAEEHIPASHEQK; encoded by the coding sequence ATGTTCAATAAGTCATCACGTTCTCAAAAACCAAAGGGCATAGCGAAAGCGACCAAGCGCCTCGCCGACGGAAGTACACGCACGTACCTTTATGCTTGGCGAGGAGGGCCACGTCTTTTTGACTTAGATGGCCGAGCACTTACGGTCGTCGACGATCGATTGTGGCCGGCATATGAGCGGGCTGTGGCGAGTGTCAGGGCGATCCGTCCGCAGAACCTTCATCTCCTCGTAGATGAATTTCGCGATTCATCCGAATACAAGAAGCTATCTGACAAATCGAAGCGCGGCTACGATCGCTATTTAAAGTTGATAGAGGCAGACGACATCGCGCTAATGAACATTCAGGAGCTGCAAGACCCAGAGGCCAGAGGGCACTTCAAGAAGTGGCGCGACACCATGGCAGACAAGCCGCGTACCGCGGACTACGCGTGGGTGACTTTGGCGCGCGTTCTATCCGTGGCGAAGGACAATGGGCGCATTAAGGTGAACGTCTGCGAACGCGGCCGCAGGCTTTATAAGGCCGACCGCGCCGAAAAGGTATGGCAGGAAGGCGACATCAACGCCGTGCTTGCCGTAGCAAGCGCACCAATCCGCATGGCGCTTATGATGGCGCTATGGACCGGCCAGCGTGAGGGTGACCTATTGCGCGCTACATGGAACGCCTACGACGGCAAGAGACTGCGCGTTCGCCAGGGAAAGACGGGTGCACGCGTCACCGTCCCTGTTGGCGAGCCGCTTCGAGTGTTGCTCAATGCCGCAATGGCTGAGCGCGCAAAGAAAAATCCCAAGGTTGTGGACATGCGCGGCAAAGACGCCTCGACTATACTCGTCAACACACGAGGGCGCCCCTGGACGGAAGATGGGTTTCGGGCGAGCTGGTCTGCCGCCTACAAAAAGGCCGGACTCCCCACCAACAAGGAAGAAAAGCTGAATTTCCATGACCTCCGCGGCACAGCAGTAACGCGACTTGCCCTCGCCGGCTGCAACAATGCTGAAATCGCCTCCATCACGGGCCACAGCTTGCGCGATGTCGAAGCAATTCTTGACGCCCACTACCTTGGTGGGCGTGGCGCCCTGGCCGACCAGGCGATGGCGAAGCTTGAACACTTCATCTCTTCGGAAGATGGTGCCAGCCACAAGTCCAGGCGAAAGGAAAGATGCCTTATGCGCGGCGCGAGTTTCCAACCCCGCGTTTCCTTCACCCTAAAGGAAACCGAGGCGTTCCGGCTGGAGCGATTGAAGGAGGCTGCCGACGACCGGGAGATGACTCCAGAAGAACTTACCAAGGCGTTTGGTCCCGGCAGCTTCGGCTGCCATGAGGCTATGGAAGGAGCATCCATCTTCATGGATTCGGTAGATCGTCACCTTTGCGAGCATCCCGCCGTACTCGCCAATCCGGATTGGTACCGGCTGGCTTCAGAGGCACAAACGGCTTTGTTCAACCTCTATCAAGCAATTGCTGAGGAGCATATTCCGGCTTCCCACGAACAGAAATAG
- a CDS encoding site-specific integrase: protein MCGQHVYKSTKLYDRERAEIFRIREESRLLDEQTWGIKATKTFKDALDSYLLTGAPPRFVNSLLDRFSSKRLKDITQNDLDEAARKLYPNAQAQTRNRQFYTPFIAVWNHAAGNNWADVRKWRRPRKPRGATLVRARSSRSGTRPVDYELAARFVAAMSPAPAMIMTALFYTGLRPIEAFALTADDVSLENRWLVVRSSKTGEPRGVPLHSFLCEWLGPLVERAKDGGALFRTPRGKPYTEVQEGGGGLKTAINGARRRSGIKDVSPYTGRHTVSTGLVIAGVHPHIKDQILGHAATDMSRHYTNVPQKPLIEAIDMLPVPDLWRSLPWVASPKDWWSRLAEGTGRRRNSK, encoded by the coding sequence GTGTGTGGCCAGCACGTCTATAAAAGCACCAAGCTTTACGATCGCGAGCGCGCTGAGATTTTTCGAATCCGGGAAGAAAGCCGCCTTCTGGATGAACAAACTTGGGGCATCAAAGCTACGAAGACCTTCAAAGATGCTCTAGATTCATATCTTCTGACGGGAGCACCGCCGCGGTTTGTTAACAGTCTCCTTGACCGATTTTCCAGCAAGCGCTTAAAGGACATCACCCAGAACGATTTAGACGAGGCGGCGCGCAAACTTTACCCGAACGCGCAGGCTCAAACGCGCAATCGCCAGTTCTATACTCCGTTCATTGCTGTGTGGAACCATGCCGCCGGGAATAACTGGGCAGACGTTCGCAAATGGCGTCGCCCTCGAAAGCCCAGAGGTGCCACCTTAGTGCGAGCTAGGTCGTCAAGAAGCGGCACCAGGCCAGTAGACTACGAGCTAGCCGCGCGGTTCGTTGCAGCCATGAGCCCAGCGCCAGCAATGATCATGACGGCTCTATTCTATACCGGACTGCGGCCGATCGAGGCTTTCGCGCTCACCGCAGACGACGTGTCTCTGGAGAACCGCTGGCTTGTAGTGCGATCGTCGAAGACCGGCGAGCCGCGCGGCGTGCCCCTGCATTCGTTTTTGTGTGAGTGGCTTGGGCCACTGGTCGAGCGTGCCAAGGACGGCGGTGCTTTGTTTCGGACGCCGCGGGGCAAGCCATACACGGAAGTGCAGGAAGGCGGAGGCGGTCTGAAGACGGCCATCAACGGTGCCAGGCGGCGAAGCGGCATCAAGGACGTGTCGCCCTACACCGGCCGCCACACGGTTTCGACTGGCCTAGTGATTGCCGGCGTTCATCCGCACATCAAGGATCAGATACTAGGCCATGCCGCTACTGACATGAGCAGGCACTACACGAACGTGCCGCAGAAGCCGCTCATTGAGGCGATAGACATGCTGCCCGTTCCGGACCTGTGGCGCAGCCTGCCATGGGTTGCTTCGCCGAAGGACTGGTGGTCGCGACTGGCGGAAGGGACGGGGAGGAGAAGGAACTCGAAGTGA
- a CDS encoding SOS response-associated peptidase family protein: MCNLYNATTNHEAIRQFSLFIRDLAGNLEPSIQVYPDTPAPIVRNGKDGERELVRVRWGLPSSSQALFQAAKKRADKLRAKGKDFDFDELLKMEPDRGTTNVRRVDSKHWARWLGVPNRCVVPFTSFAEPDPARANGGPIPNAWFALSDERPLAFFAGIWVPDWECVRKVKEGRICIDLFGFLTTDANGVVGPIHPKAMPAILTSKFRSRSDGIRKGCRDEQMVRLARC; the protein is encoded by the coding sequence GTGTGCAATCTCTACAACGCCACCACCAATCATGAAGCCATCCGGCAATTCTCTCTGTTCATCAGGGACTTGGCCGGCAATCTAGAACCGTCCATTCAGGTCTATCCCGACACGCCGGCGCCGATCGTCAGGAACGGGAAGGATGGCGAGCGCGAGCTGGTGCGCGTGCGGTGGGGCCTGCCCTCCTCCAGCCAGGCGCTGTTTCAGGCGGCCAAGAAGCGCGCGGACAAACTTCGCGCCAAGGGCAAGGACTTCGATTTCGACGAGTTGCTGAAGATGGAGCCCGATCGCGGCACGACCAATGTGCGCCGCGTCGACAGCAAGCATTGGGCGCGATGGCTCGGCGTGCCGAACCGTTGCGTCGTTCCCTTCACGAGCTTTGCCGAGCCGGATCCTGCCAGGGCCAACGGAGGGCCGATCCCGAACGCATGGTTCGCCTTGAGCGATGAACGCCCCCTCGCCTTCTTCGCCGGCATCTGGGTTCCGGACTGGGAGTGTGTGCGCAAGGTGAAGGAAGGCCGGATCTGCATCGACCTCTTCGGCTTCCTGACGACCGACGCGAACGGCGTTGTCGGGCCGATCCACCCGAAGGCCATGCCCGCGATCCTCACCTCGAAGTTCAGGTCCCGTTCAGACGGCATACGAAAAGGTTGCCGTGACGAGCAAATGGTAAGGTTAGCCCGATGCTGA
- a CDS encoding NYN domain-containing protein gives MKLPDPIRAVAFFDGQNLFHCAKKAFGYSFPNYDPDALAKAICAEKGWQCSGVRFYTGVPDPGDNAFWNHFWVAKGAQMGRDGVHVYTRALRYRNKTIKFPDGSEHSFLDGDEKGIDVRIALDVIRLAHEDAYDVALLFCRDQDLSEVAEELRTISQERKRWIKMASAYPHSPAFKVRGINKTDWVPIERATYDKCLDTRDYRPKKPQISN, from the coding sequence ATGAAGCTGCCTGATCCCATTCGAGCCGTTGCTTTTTTCGACGGCCAAAACCTCTTTCACTGCGCAAAGAAGGCGTTTGGGTATAGTTTCCCGAACTATGATCCGGACGCACTGGCAAAGGCCATCTGTGCGGAGAAGGGATGGCAGTGTAGCGGTGTCCGATTCTACACAGGCGTACCTGATCCCGGAGATAATGCTTTTTGGAACCATTTTTGGGTCGCCAAGGGCGCTCAAATGGGGCGCGATGGAGTTCATGTCTACACACGCGCCCTCCGCTATCGGAACAAGACGATCAAGTTCCCGGACGGAAGTGAGCATTCCTTCTTAGACGGCGACGAAAAAGGCATTGACGTTAGGATCGCGCTCGATGTGATCCGGTTGGCGCACGAAGACGCGTATGACGTGGCGCTGCTTTTTTGTCGCGATCAGGACCTTTCCGAAGTCGCCGAGGAGCTGCGCACCATCTCTCAAGAACGAAAGCGATGGATCAAAATGGCATCCGCCTATCCGCACAGCCCCGCTTTCAAGGTGCGAGGTATCAACAAGACCGACTGGGTTCCTATCGAGCGGGCCACTTACGACAAGTGCCTTGATACGCGCGATTATCGTCCGAAGAAGCCACAAATTTCAAACTGA